A window of Felis catus isolate Fca126 chromosome A2 unlocalized genomic scaffold, F.catus_Fca126_mat1.0 chrA2_random_Un_scaffold_43, whole genome shotgun sequence contains these coding sequences:
- the LOC123383564 gene encoding uncharacterized protein LOC123383564 → MFSCCFPRYRGSGCQKPQCAGLLRCWRGFLNPRWRCLRMFSRRSHKSHMPEMEEKLNESPCSTSLKERRKPHAISTKPRWLRGMNISPMPDNENREEGTTEGGWMLLEQRVEHLVPAFLGGDPSYLFTFLSTYRAFATTQQVLEILFMRYGCFHSEAEEDGGPREQEKLAISSILGTWMDHYPEEFFRPPDFTSLKLLRAYVRVHMPGSELQRRARLLYSWRKHPLAAALEPRPDVPRERAPAISVVPTAASQPRLPEATSSPGAQRVRESETLTAATPPGHEEWTIDGGWMLLEQRVEHLVPAFLGGDPSYLFTFLSTYRAFATTQQVLEILFMRYGCFHSEAEEDGGPREQEKLAISSILGTWMDHYPEEFFRPPDFTSLKLLRAYVRVHMPGSELQRRARLLYSWRKHCEPNEPESLGEEDSGWEMWACGGDGVCHRERVS, encoded by the exons ATGTTCTCTTGTTGTTTTCCCAGGTACCGGGGCTCTGGATGCCAGAAACCCCAGTGCGCAGGATTACTCAGATGTTGGAGAGGTTTCCTTAACCCACGCTGGCGATGCCTCAGGATGTTTTCCAGGAGGTCACATAAG AGCCACATGCCAGAGATGGAGGAGAAGCTGAATGAGAGCCCCTGCTCTACTTCcctgaaggaaaggaggaagcccCATGCCATCAGCACGAAGCCGCGCTGGCTCAGG GGTATGAACATCTCACCCATGCCCGACAATGAGAACCGTGAGGAAGGGACCACCGAAGGAGGCTGGATGCTACTGGAACAGCGAGTGGAGCACCTGGTACCTGCTTTCCTGGGTGGAGACCCCTCCTACCTCTTCACATTCTTGAGCACGTACAGAGCTTTTGCTACCACCCAGCAGGTCCTGGAAATACTGTTTATGAG atACGGATGCTTCCATtcggaggctgaggaggatggCGGACCCCGGGAGCAGGAGAAACT ggccatctcctccatcctgggcacctggatggatcacTACCCCGAGGAATTTTTCCGCCCTCCAGACTTCACCAGCTTGAAGCTGCTGCGGGCGTACGTAAGGGTCCACATgccgggctccgagctgcagcGCCGCGCCCGCCTTCTCTACTCATGGCGGAAACACC CTTTGGCAGCAGCTCTAGAGCCCCGTCCAGACGTGCCTCGGGAGCGAGCCCCCGCTATCTCTGTGGTGCCCACTGCAGCCTCGCAGCCCAGGCTGCCGGAAGCCACCAGTTCTCCTGGAGCTCAGCGCGTACGAGAATCGGAGACCCTCACTGCAGCGACCCCACCAGGGCATGAG gaATGGACCATCGACGGAGGCTGGATGCTACTGGAACAGCGAGTGGAGCACCTGGTACCTGCTTTCCTGGGTGGAGACCCCTCCTACCTCTTCACATTCTTGAGCACGTACAGAGCTTTTGCTACCACCCAGCAGGTCCTGGAAATACTGTTTATGAG atACGGATGCTTCCATtcggaggctgaggaggatggCGGACCCCGGGAGCAGGAGAAACT ggccatctcctccatcctgggcacctggatggatcacTACCCCGAGGAATTTTTCCGCCCTCCAGACTTCACCAGCTTGAAGCTGCTGCGGGCGTACGTAAGGGTCCACATgccgggctccgagctgcagcGCCGCGCCCGCCTTCTCTACTCATGGCGGAAACACTGTGAGCCCAATGAGCCCGAGTCTCTGGGCGAGGAGGACTCTGGGTGGGAGATGTGGGCGTGTGGAGGGGACGGGGTATGCCACAGAGAACGTGTTTCCTGA